GCCAGGTTAGAGCCTCCACGAGCTTCGAACCCTCATGAAGTAAGAGGACTGGGGCCTCAACACTGTGCCATCAAGAGAAGTGCTCGTCCactatggaaggctgcttttggagATCCGACTAGGTCTTTGCTAACCACTGTCTACAGGATATAGCCATGGAAGACGTATCAGGCATACATCACTTTGGGCCCTTAGTGGTATTGCAGCAACTCACAGTGCCCAGTTGATGTTGAAGAAATCTCATCTTGTCAAGCACACTCTTTGACGCCAGGCAAATGATCCATTGCCACTGGCAGAGAGTCCATGTTCCCCCGTCTTTAGGTTTAGCCAGTTTAGGTAATAGTCCTTACCTTAACATATGGGTGGTTCGAGATATCTTAACAATGTTTAGTATATCTAAATCCACACAATCTGTAAGATTACTTCTCATACTCAGTATAATAGGGTGGTCCCCGGCTAGATGACCGGGAGAAGAATTCCCAGGGGGTgtatataaacaaacatggatCTGAGTAGAGTCTAACAGGGAATCCCAGAGGTGGTTGACCACTTCTTCCGCTGAGTTCAGCAAGCAATTAAGcttgagtcaggataagaaaaagtatgtaatttttatgatgaaattgatattttatacttatcctgactcatgagaCGAAGCCCTCCCAACCCTTCCCTCTCACCTGTCTATCTCCCCTGGAGAGTGAAAGCTGCAGGTGTGCACATTCACATGGACACTTTTGGTGGGAAAAGGAGGTGGCTCATGATGAGTCATCATATGTTCGCCTTCAGGGAGTTTTGAAGGGATTCAAGTTTCCACTGACCATTTGGAAGAGGCAAAGGAAATAAGCAATtaatgagtcaggataagtataaagtGTCAATTTTATCATAAATATTACATTTCTTGCAGCTATGTTTTCTGGATGGGTGATCTCAATTTCCGCCTTGAAGATTTGACCTATGAAGAAGCTTTACGTCATATTGAGAAAGGAAATCTAGCAAAACTGCTCACATATGACCAGGTAgttcaagtcaacaagcctgaaaCTCACTTGACAGTATTGTTAGTGGATTTGAGTGATAATTTCTATACTAATATTATCTGAACTAGACACAAATATACTTAACTGAAGCAGACGTCAGTTTGAATACAAAAAGATTATAACATTAAAATAAAATGCAAACAAGACAACACGAAGACTACTCACAGTATTTTACAGAAGAATATATATTAGTTACAAACAAGACAAACTGTTTGTAGATCATCCTGGCCTGTGAAGAGAAACTTTGAAAGAACCCTGATAATATTGATTGTTTATTCTGTTAAATACACACTTGTTATGTGCATAGAACAGACTACCAAGATCTGCATGTATGTCAACATCATGTGGAGCAAAGATAACTCCATGATGTGTTGAATGTTAATATTTGGGATCTTGACTTTTCAATTTTAGCAATACATCTGTAgaataataatgaaaatgtatGACCTTGTTTTTAGATGCCAATTTCAGTTGATTCTGCAGTCAAAACAAGATTTGATGTAATAAACTTCTGGTTGTCTAATAACAACTGTTTTCCTTTTAGCTGAAACAGTGTAAAGAAGAGGGACTGATCTATGAAGACTTTGAAGAAGGCAGAATTACATTTCCCCCCACCTACAAGTTTGACAAAGGGACCGACACATATGACACCAGGTGAAGCAGTCAGATGTTCCTTCACTGACAGTATGTTGTTACAGTCCAGGTATATACTTGCCCTGGCTTGATAGTATTGAGCCTGACGTGATGTTGTCATCTTTACCAATGTGTGACGCCTCATATAAGTGACATCCCATTCagagtacatgtatttatgggACCATTTTACACCCTCTCTCTTGTTTGACACTTATGCGTGGATAATGTGTATTCATGTCTGTTTTATGACCAGTAAGAAGAAGCGTGTTCCTGCCTGGTGTGACCGCATCCTGTGGCATTCTTACCATGAGAGTTATGGAACTGTTAGCCTCGATGTCAAGCAGCTGGACTACAGAAGTCACCCTCAGTACAGGATAAGTGACCACAAGCCTGTCACGTCACAGGTGGACATACAGGTAGGTCACATCACAGGTGGACATACAGAGATGTCATAAAACAGGTAGATATATGGTAGGTCTCATCACAGGTGGATAAACAGCAGGTTACGTCACAAGTGGATAAACAGTAGATCACATGACGTGTGGATAAACAGTAAATCAGATCACAGATGCTTTTAATGTATGTTGTGCAGATAATGGATGTGTTCAGTATCTCCATGATCTCTACCTCCAGGTTTTTGGCAAGCCGCCTCCATCCCCTGTGAAGTTCCATATGGTCCTCAAGTGGTACATGTCCCAGGCCAGCACTGTAACCTACACTATGAGGGCCAGGTCCTTCTCCACAGACTGGATTGGTCTGTACAAGGTTGGCTGAAGTCTTGTCAACTACTTAAACTCTCATGGTTGGACTTAGGTCTTAGGTAGTCATTGATCATAGATGGATAGTCATTGATGATTTCCTTTAGTAATGGTCATTCCTTGTAACACACGTAGTGATGTATAAGGAAGGTTGCAACAGTTTCCTGACAGTATGTTAGTATGTAATCTTGGACTGTTTGCACGAAGAACAGATGGCTGTATCATGCCAAAAATATCAAGAGATGGTACATGTTCTTTATCTTACCCTACCAATGGTTCAGAATCTGTCTTGTGACAGGTAGAGTATCCATGTTAGAGACTTCTGCCCGGGAACAGTGTTGGGTATCAGTTTTGCTCTATCAGATTTGTCCAGGATTTACTCCGTATATGCTCATGTCAGTACAAGCAAAGTAATCTTGAATGAGATGAACCCCCATGTCACCTTACCTGTTGGTATCCGCAACTATACTCGTCATGATCATCCTTAGATATCTTAGTGAATAAAATCCATGACTATTTTTGTAGCAGTCTTCCTGAAATATCTAAGTGAATTGTGGAACTCTTGGTATAAGTGATGTTAAACACTTACTTAACTATGCTGGTTTAAGTGAATTGTGGAACTCTTGGTATAAATGATGTTAAGCACTTACTTAACTATGCTGGTTGAAGTGATGTTAATCACTTAGTGACGAAATGATGTAAAGCACATGGTAACATGAAGGTGTTAAGCTCTTGTGACATGAAGGTATTCAACTCTTGGTGACATGAGGGTGTTAAGCACATGTGACATGAAGGTGTTAAGCTCTTGTGACATGAAGGTATTCAACTCTTGGTGACATGAGGGTGTTAAGCACATGTGACATGAAGGTGTTAAGCTCTTGTGAAATAAGGCTGTTAAGCacaagttgaaaaataaatgaatgtGTTAAGCTCTTGTGACAATGGTGTTAAGCACAAGGTGATATGAATGTATTAAACACTTGTGACATAAAGGTGTAAAGCACAAGGTGATATGAAGGTGTTTAGCTATTGGTGTTCAGAAGGTTTAATGCACGTAGTGTTAACGAGGTGTCATGCGTTTGGTGTTATGAaggtgttgtatgtgttgtttatGGGGTTCCAGGGAGATTTCCAGAGCTTCAATGAGTATGTGAGCTACATCTATGCTGAAGACGGGGCTGAGGACCATGGTGACCGTGGGGTGGTGGCAGAATTCCCTGCCAGTCAACTGCGTGTGCCTGCTGGACAATACGTCCTGTGCTACCTGACCAAAAATTACTCTCTACAGGGCATTTCTAATGAATTCATGGTGAGTTGAACAACTCTTTCCTTTCATTATTTAATACAACTTCTGAATGTATTTTCAAGATGACAGTAGAGAAAATCTGTGTTATATTAGTGATTTGGAGGAATATTTATGGATCTTAATATTGACTGTTTGCAGATTTCCCCTTAAGTGCTACTTCTGAAGCCATCATGTTGATAACCCTGGTTAACACAGCTCAACATATCCAACATGCAGCAGGACAAGATTCCTTCTGACTGGTGCTGACGGTCATGTGACTTGTAGTAGTCACATGACCTGTGCACAATCACCAGACTGTGAAAAgttaatgtatattttcaatatcGTTACATTGCTGCTTATGTTACCTCTGTGCTGAATTTATTTAATCTTTGAGTAGTGAAATCTTCAGTATGAGTAATTAGTCTGACAGAAGGAAGCTAAACAAGGCCTCATCATATCTTGTTAGCTGTGCTTATGAAATCTGACCAAGAGAATAGATAGACATCAAAACAAGAACTGTTGAACACTTCAGTCAGTTGAAACACATCTTCTTAAAATTATTCAGAACATTTGAAGCACTGAGTGACAAAGGAGTATTCCCTCTAGTTAACTGGGCATTTATACCTAGTAATATCCCATTAATTATATACAAATGTATTCTAAAACATTCGTCTGGACAAGAGGTTTTTTTTTGACGAACACTTTTTACTGCTGCCtgatgtgttgtttgttttagaaTGAACACATTTACCAGTAGATGAAACTGTCACACACTGATACCTATCCTCCTGTATTAGTCAGTTGAAAATATGACAGATGTATTACCTCACTCACAGGAGAATATGGCTCAAAtctcattgttttctttctccgCACTTTATGCATGAAGCATGGAAAAGTATCCTTGTTTCTTCTTTTTTGGGGCCATGTAGGGACATGTTGTTGGTTTTGGTCAGTTCTATTCACAAAGAGTTAGCAAATTCCAGGCTGACTTCCACCATTGAGCTGAAGCATCATCAcgtgatacatacacatattgaGGTGTGATTGTTCTCTACAGTATCACTCAAAACATTTAATGCTCTTTTTGTTGAGTGAGCTGTTGTTTGTGCCTAAAATACAATTCAGTATCTTTATAAACAATATCATTGGCTCTGAACACTGGAGACAAGACTTGTCCTGGGCACTGAAATGTGAATATAATACCTTGCACATGCTCAACAGGCTATACATGAGCCAATGAGGTGGGAGAAGAAGTTATAGCATatatgaagaattcatgaaccTTGTCAACACTATCAAACCACATATCTCCATGTTATATATAGTGGAATTACAGGGAGTGCTCGACAACAGTCTGAACAGTGAATATTTCCATGGGAGCCACTTGGCTGTGAAGGGTATTGTCCATGTGGTTTGCATAGAACCATATTGTAAGTGAAATATTGCAGTATGAGTGAACACCAGAGGTATTTACAGGGCATAAGTTGAGTACTGAAGGTAGAAACTGATTAGCAAGGGGTGTTCGATGCAAGACTTGGTACACATGGTGAAGATAGTTAAACTTTGCACATATGTCCACTCAGGAGAAGTAGTCTGTAAGTCAGTGTTGatgacagtatattttcttaatgATTTATTGACTCAGTTGTTTTCAAAACGATGACTATAAATGGCCTAAGTCACATTCCAATGTATCCCATGTCAAATTGATCACCTGAAACatctacatacatgcatatatacattcaTTCATGCCGACATGCATGCATACTTGCGCACATGCACAAACACAATCATGAATATTGTTCCAATATCTAGGATGCCAAAAAAACAGAATTTTTGTCACTAGGAAGGTTAATGTACCTGTCAGTTCTTGGTCTGAGTTGTAGCTGTTGTAACAAAGCTAAATAGGTAAGATGTTATGTCTTAGCTAATATGTTGTACCAATATGGATGATGAATCTGTTAAATATGATGGAGGATAATTTGCATCTTTTATGTCTGAACATTTGATGAAGGATATGTCTCAGCATTTTCCAAACATACTTAATTACTGTGGCAAAATGTGTTTGTCATCAACTTATTTGTTGTACATATGTCTTCCAAACTCTGCTAAAAATCAAATTGGAACTATTTTAATGGTCAATTTTTATACCAATTTTATCAAGTTTACTTCACTTGTGTATTTGACTGTTTTAATCTTTGTGATAAATTTTTCTCTCtcttatttgtttttcaataacAAGCTCATGAATTTCACTTCTCCACAAACTTTCTCGAATAAGCTGAATGGTTTTATTGTTGTATATCAATTACTGGTGCTTTTAATTTGATAACTCAATGTCCATGTACAGAGTATTTTATTCTTATTAGTTTAATGATGCATTTTGGGGTATTTTATGGGTTTTTTCTGTGATGTACATATTGTTCATCTGCTCTATGTACCACTCCTTTATGTGAGTACATCATCTTATAGCTGTGTATAGTCTTTGAATCCTTTGCTGTCATACAGATTTGtgtcattttcatatttattttcgAGAAAACAGCATATTAATGGTAATAGATTTTGAGACAGTAGCATACATTTTACTTTTGCGTTTGATATCTGTTAATTTTAGACATTTTATATAAAACTGGCTTATATATTGGAAAAGCAAGGAAGAGAAACATTGTGTTTTACAGGTATATGAAATCCTGCTGAGTTTGTGGCTGTGTTCATGGAAGAAATAGGAAGCCCTTTGTTTAGAGGGTCAGTGACCTGATGTGTCAACAAGTATAACTATACTGTTGATAGACACAATGTATTGACATAATCTTCATGTATAGATTTCATCCTATGTCTACACTGTAACATTTACTGCACATCTACATCATTTACTCTATCATGATCTCCAAAGCCTACTCTCTTGCTTCCCGACAGCCCTGGTATGTTTAACAGATAGGACATAGCAGTATTAGAAATAGTATTCATATTAACCTCTTTACCTCTTTGAACTTTGGTGGTGAGCTCTCAGCCCAGAGTGTGTGTGAGACTAGAGTGATGCTCTAGAATATCCTGAATCATGGAGGATGTGATGGTCGTAAAATTCACTAAAATCCATTTGAACTGGaagtatgtttttatgttttataaaaTGTTATTTACACCAGGATGTACTGGTAATtgtgttatttttttctgtttgtttctatTTGTTATGGATTCCACCTTTACAAATTTACTTACATTTGAAGACATAAAACATACGTTTTAATATAGCCACCAGTGCAAGATTTCTCATTTTTAAACATTGTTTGTGCTATTCTGAGACTTTAATTACTGAAGTATTtatattgatgttgttattgttgtttactGTGGAGATGAATGCGTTGCTAAAGTGATCTTGCCTTCCTTGTAACAGTATCTGTGTAGACATTCAGTGCTTGTCCACTAATAGTAGTTATTACTGCAGCATTTGCTTATGCTATGATACGAGGGTCAGGGCATATGCtatacatattatatacattGTTGCAGATATACcagatatgaaataaatataaatattttacaatgtgattatttatgttatatgttcttttgttgatcagtggacatATCCCCTTGTGATGAGAATGGTACCGGTAAATGGTCTCTTGTTCAgcgttacaaatttgttttacaacacatcagttcatgtgtaaagagtacctttaaacagtacgGTATATTTCGGGAAATTTAGTCTAGAACAGTTGCCTGgagtaagtggctatatttatCACATTTGTTAGTCAACTCTTGATGGGAAGTACTGGCATAAACATAAAGAaggaatattgcggcgttaaGCCAATAAACCAAGCAACCCCCATAATCAACTGGTTCTCTCTCTACCACAAGCTATCGGCCGGGAGAATCCTACGATCTGCTTCCTCTCAATCTATTATGGTGATGGGAGTTGGTAAGGCAGACCCATGTCCCAGATCACACACTGACCGGTATGAAGAGAAGACACCGCTGTTTCAAAGAGCGCTGCTGTTGTGACTGGTGCCTTTGATCAACATGCATTTGGATTTTAGGCGTCATACAAATTTGACTGACTCCAATCCGAGCAGTTTAACATGGATACCCGTCAGAAACAGCATACTTGCTCCTGCTGACCAATACAatattttgctgttcagtatatgataaAATGTCAGGAAACAGGTTTCCCACacctgaacataaacaaatacaaaatcaaaactatcTATATATTACCACTCTAATGCATACCAGCTGTCTGTTGTAATAGGTCACTCCATGCTACATCCATCAAGGTTAGGTGCATATTAGTTTAAAATATACACCAGGAACATAATTAGGCACACTTTGTATTTTACGACTGTAGAGCATCTGTTAACAATCTTAATGATGTCACTTGATGTCATCAAATCTCATGTATTGTGAAAGGGTGTTCCAGTTCCTAAGCGGTCTTTGAAACAGATCTCGAGAAGACCTTCTGAAGTACTGAGATGGCAAATTGTTGGCATGCACTCAACAGGCATGTCAGTCAAAGCTATTTCTCTTGGTCATCACCTGACTTGTGTGAAAACATCCAAAGATGGAGATTGACAGGGGTTGTTGAATTAATTTCCCGGGTGTATATATggcgtaaataatcgagtcgggatcaacagcatgtacaTCGATCTAGGTAATTGGCATACgatggcaaccaagtcagcgacccagACCACTCGATTGCCttatatgacaagcatgggttgctgaagaccaattctaacccagatcaccTTGAATAGCCAGCTGATTTGAAACAAGGGGGACTTTTGTGGCGATAACACCAACTCTGTCATTCCCACGTTTAATAACGTCCTTCATATACCAATACATGCATCCAATAACcttgaaagaaagaaacattgACACACGGGgaaaaaataaatgtaaaattttattcacatacatgtatgtatatatatatatatatattacataatgGTGAAGTACGTTAGGTAATAACGGACTTCTATCTCGTGTTTCCATACATTTACTTACACGACACAGGTTGGATACGTGGAATTACCGCTATACAGGTCTACTTGAGCCGTCCACAGTGCACGATCGGGACACACTCAAAGTAGCTATTTATTTATCTGGGATATCATGTACAGCCATGACATGTTAATGTGAAATGGGGCTTCGATACATTTTGATTTTATCTTCTCTGCTGAACGCGCGGACAGCTGTATCACAGAATGACGTTTCTCCTCATGGTTTGGAGGGGGAGAAAGTTCCAGAATCATGTGAaacgtatttatttatttaccgGAGATCAGTTTGATATGTCGCAATATTCGGCCTACATAGGTGACATTAAGTCAACAGACACCCTTCTTTTCCAGAAAGTCTCAATAATAAATTAAGCGATTTCATAAGTGTGAGTCAAACTATGTACATGCTATTAATTGATTTTACGTATCGCTCAACAAATATCAGATATCATGCACGCAATCAACTGGAACGGTGAACAGTAAGCATACACTCGGCACATTTCGGCGCTTTTCGTAATTGGTGATGAATAGGAATCCTGATTGAGTTCTCTTTGGAGACTTGAGGGAAGACATTTCTCCAGGTTTAATCGCTAAGTTTGAGACAGCCTGTCTTTCAACACCTTAATTAAACttaaaattacaaatatatacactagAAAGGAAAgtattattttcagacaaaaaaGACATCAAGGAAATTGTTAGATACGACCAGACACTAGTGTTCCTCAATATATAGTTACAaatgattgactgattgattgatataTCAGTTAGGGCGACTTAAACCGACGACGATGTGAATATTCATAATGTGGCTCAGAAGCGAGCATGTTATAGATATGTATGTACAAATTTAGCCTCATTTCCAAACGACGTACAAGCATGTCGAGGCGAGCCCTTTCAAGCGCAGTCGTACTTAGCTGGTTCATGGTTGATAAACTTTAAGTCATAAAGTCTTCTCTGAACCCTAGGAAATGTAGCAGAGTTTGGAATTGTACCTCAGTGCGTGAAGACATGGCCGTAAATACTCCATATCACGTTACTACAACAACCACGATTACAGatgatttctttttccttcCGCTCCACAACACAGTCCAACATGTAGAGATGTTCAGTATGTTTGAATAACCTCACAGGGCTCCTAGATTTTGTTGTGACCTCGATCCTGAAACAGGAAAATATACTTAATATAAATATTACATGGTGTGCGGTGCGTTTTGACCATTCACATTAAATTGAGATTTTCCCAGATCAGATTTTAACGCGATTAGCCAAATCCTGTCACGTTCAAGGGTCGTAATTTTAAAGAAGAAAACGACATTTGACTGAACTAAGAGCTTATGTAGTAATACCTATCAAACATTtggaactgaaaatatatttgagaCATTTTGGGTTGTTCAAGTTGGTTCAGATAAGACTGAAAGTTCAAACGACAATATATGTGCAAATATGACACAAAGTGTAAAATAAACACCAACAGATTTCTGTTACAATTTTTAGTTTCTCCATCAACTTACGTTTCAAAGTTCCTTTAACAGACCGAGGCACGTAGGCGAACTCAGACTGAGGTCTTCGC
The window above is part of the Haliotis asinina isolate JCU_RB_2024 chromosome 1, JCU_Hal_asi_v2, whole genome shotgun sequence genome. Proteins encoded here:
- the LOC137296085 gene encoding inositol polyphosphate 5-phosphatase K-like gives rise to the protein MAKKLPSKQMRLYLCTWNVGGSKPDLDLTDVLDLQNSKCPDLYCIGLQEIDVHDLSLEEHPWSKALTACLGGRGYVRLKVRRMRGVMTIVFAKRTVLPYVTSIESEATKTGFGGWWGNKGGASVRLDLFGMNLIVVNAHLAAHRENIQERIIDFDSILDNQKFKDEDVDNILDHDYVFWMGDLNFRLEDLTYEEALRHIEKGNLAKLLTYDQLKQCKEEGLIYEDFEEGRITFPPTYKFDKGTDTYDTSKKKRVPAWCDRILWHSYHESYGTVSLDVKQLDYRSHPQYRISDHKPVTSQVDIQVFGKPPPSPVKFHMVLKWYMSQASTVTYTMRARSFSTDWIGLYKGDFQSFNEYVSYIYAEDGAEDHGDRGVVAEFPASQLRVPAGQYVLCYLTKNYSLQGISNEFMISP